The following proteins are co-located in the Deinococcus metallilatus genome:
- a CDS encoding DUF433 domain-containing protein has translation MLDLLGAGVEVEEILRDDPELEREDIYAALIWAARYVDHTRQSA, from the coding sequence GTGCTGGACCTACTCGGCGCGGGTGTGGAAGTGGAGGAGATTCTGCGCGATGACCCGGAGCTGGAGCGCGAGGACATTTATGCCGCGCTGATCTGGGCGGCCCGCTATGTGGACCACACGCGCCAGAGTGCGTGA
- a CDS encoding LysE/ArgO family amino acid transporter codes for MPPFLRGLTLGLTLIVAIGPQNAFVLRQGLARQHALLAALACSLSDTLLVTLGVLGVGAFLARNPGLTVLGTLAGAAFLLWYGWRSFRAARKPGTLDTAGQSQSRPRAVIATAAAFSFLNPHALLDTVVLIGGASAGLSGSGRRAFLAGTVLASWFWFFSLSLAGRQLAPLMRSPRAWQVLDVLVGLMMWAVAGGLVLGLRQG; via the coding sequence GTGCCACCCTTCCTGCGCGGCCTCACGCTGGGCCTAACGCTCATCGTCGCCATCGGCCCGCAGAATGCCTTCGTGCTGCGGCAGGGGCTGGCGCGGCAGCACGCCCTGCTGGCGGCGCTGGCCTGCTCGCTCTCGGACACGTTGCTGGTCACGCTGGGGGTGCTGGGCGTCGGGGCCTTCCTCGCGCGGAACCCGGGCCTGACTGTTCTGGGGACGTTGGCCGGGGCGGCCTTTTTGCTGTGGTACGGGTGGCGGTCCTTTCGGGCGGCCAGGAAGCCAGGCACGTTAGACACGGCGGGTCAGAGTCAATCCAGGCCCCGCGCCGTGATCGCCACCGCCGCCGCCTTCAGCTTCCTGAATCCTCACGCCCTGCTCGATACGGTCGTGCTGATCGGCGGGGCCAGCGCGGGCCTGAGCGGGAGTGGACGCCGGGCCTTTCTCGCGGGAACAGTCCTGGCCTCTTGGTTCTGGTTCTTCTCGCTCTCGCTCGCCGGACGGCAGCTCGCACCGCTGATGCGCTCGCCCCGCGCGTGGCAGGTGCTGGACGTGCTGGTGGGGCTGATGATGTGGGCGGTGGCGGGGGGGCTGGTGCTGGGGCTGAGGCAGGGCTGA
- the carB gene encoding carbamoyl-phosphate synthase large subunit, whose translation MPKRTDLQTILILGSGPIQIGQAAEFDYSGTQALKALKKEGYRVVLVNSNPATIMTDPDLADATYLEPLTPEFVRRVIEKERPDALLPTLGGQTALNLAMELNANGTLQEFGVELIGANAEAIHKGEDREAFQAAMKKIGVETARGKMVHSMEEAVEYQKEIGLPIVIRPSFTLGGTGGGIAHTYEDFLNITEGGLRDSPVTSVLLEESILGWKEYELEVMRDHADTVVIITSIENFDPMGVHTGDSITVAPAQTLSDVEYQRLRDQSLAIIREIGVDTGGSNIQFAVNPENGRVIVIEMNPRVSRSSALASKATGFPIAKIAALLAVGYHLDELPNDITRSTPASFEPSIDYVVTKIPRFAFEKFPGTPDALGTQMRSVGEVMAIGRTFKESLQKALRSIEADVRGAFAEMSDEELRGLLYGNPRRIEAVIELLRRGEGVPTLHDATKIDRWFLSQVQEIVDAEKELLELGPIAEWKYEIWREVKRLGFSDARIGEIVGLPELEVRALRKAAKATPVYKTVDTCAAEFEAYTPYHYSTYEWEDEVTPTDKPKAVILGSGPNRIGQGVEFDYATVHAVWALQEAGYETIMVNSNPETVSTDYDTADRLYFEPLTFEDVMNIVEHEQPVGVIVQLGGQTPLKLAKRLADAGAPIIGTSPETIHQAEDRASFNALCERLGLPQPKGKVAETPEQAMQLAAELGFPLMARPSYVLGGRAMRTVRSMEELTTYLDEVYAAVEGQPSILLDQFLEGALELDVDTLCDGETAVVAGIMEHVEAAGVHSGDSACVLPPVTLAPDLLARVKADTERLALELGVKGLMNVQWAVKDGTAYILEANPRASRTVPFVSKAVNHPLAKSAARIAVGQTLGQIGFTETPTPGMYSVKEVHLPFLKFKGVSPILGPEMKSTGESMGIDTDPYLAFYRAELGAKSNLPLSGTALLLGEGLDDVAATLEGAGLKVIREQEGDTLPDLLIDVTGSPLLRTALERGVPIVSTREGAEWTARAIAAAKGRELGVRSLQEWVES comes from the coding sequence ATGCCTAAGCGTACCGACCTCCAGACGATCCTTATCCTCGGCAGCGGCCCCATCCAGATCGGGCAGGCGGCCGAGTTCGACTATTCGGGCACGCAGGCCCTCAAGGCGCTGAAAAAGGAGGGGTACCGCGTCGTGCTGGTCAACAGCAACCCGGCGACGATCATGACCGACCCCGACCTCGCCGATGCCACGTACCTTGAGCCGCTGACCCCGGAATTCGTGCGCCGCGTGATCGAGAAAGAACGGCCCGACGCCCTGCTCCCTACCCTGGGCGGCCAGACCGCGCTGAACCTGGCGATGGAACTCAACGCCAACGGCACGCTGCAAGAATTCGGCGTGGAACTGATCGGCGCGAACGCCGAGGCCATCCACAAGGGCGAGGACCGTGAAGCCTTCCAGGCTGCCATGAAGAAGATCGGCGTGGAGACGGCGCGCGGGAAGATGGTGCATTCGATGGAAGAAGCCGTCGAGTACCAGAAGGAAATTGGCCTCCCCATCGTCATCCGCCCCTCCTTCACCCTCGGCGGCACGGGTGGCGGCATCGCGCACACCTACGAGGACTTTCTGAACATCACGGAGGGCGGCCTGCGTGACAGTCCAGTGACCTCCGTGCTGCTCGAAGAATCCATTCTGGGCTGGAAGGAATACGAGCTGGAAGTGATGCGCGACCACGCGGACACGGTGGTCATCATCACCAGCATCGAGAACTTTGACCCGATGGGCGTGCATACCGGGGACTCCATCACGGTGGCCCCCGCGCAGACCCTCAGCGACGTGGAGTACCAGCGCCTGCGCGATCAGAGCCTCGCCATCATCCGCGAGATCGGGGTGGACACGGGCGGCAGCAACATCCAGTTCGCGGTGAACCCGGAAAACGGGCGCGTGATCGTCATCGAGATGAATCCGCGCGTCAGCCGCTCCTCGGCGCTGGCGAGCAAGGCGACCGGCTTTCCCATTGCCAAGATCGCGGCGTTGCTGGCCGTCGGCTACCACCTCGACGAGTTGCCCAACGACATCACGCGCAGCACACCTGCCTCGTTCGAGCCGAGCATCGACTACGTGGTGACGAAGATTCCGCGCTTCGCCTTCGAGAAGTTCCCCGGCACGCCCGATGCACTGGGCACCCAGATGCGCTCCGTGGGCGAGGTGATGGCGATTGGCCGCACCTTCAAGGAAAGTCTGCAAAAGGCGCTGCGGAGCATCGAGGCGGACGTGCGCGGGGCCTTTGCCGAGATGAGCGACGAGGAGTTGCGCGGCCTGCTGTACGGCAACCCCCGCCGCATCGAGGCCGTCATCGAGCTGCTGCGCCGGGGCGAGGGCGTGCCAACCCTCCACGACGCGACGAAGATCGACCGCTGGTTCCTGTCGCAGGTGCAGGAGATCGTGGACGCGGAGAAGGAACTCCTCGAACTCGGCCCCATCGCGGAGTGGAAATATGAAATCTGGCGCGAGGTCAAGCGCCTGGGCTTCAGCGACGCGCGCATCGGGGAGATCGTGGGCCTGCCGGAACTGGAAGTGCGTGCCCTCCGCAAGGCGGCGAAGGCCACGCCCGTCTACAAGACGGTGGACACCTGCGCCGCCGAGTTCGAGGCCTACACGCCTTACCACTACTCGACCTACGAGTGGGAGGACGAGGTGACGCCCACCGACAAGCCCAAAGCCGTGATCCTGGGCAGCGGCCCCAACCGCATCGGGCAGGGGGTGGAGTTCGACTACGCCACCGTTCACGCCGTGTGGGCGCTGCAAGAGGCCGGGTACGAGACGATCATGGTCAACTCGAACCCCGAGACGGTCAGCACCGACTACGACACCGCCGACCGCCTGTACTTCGAGCCGCTGACCTTTGAGGACGTGATGAACATCGTCGAACACGAGCAACCCGTGGGGGTCATCGTGCAGCTCGGCGGGCAGACGCCGCTGAAGCTGGCGAAGCGGCTGGCGGACGCGGGGGCACCGATCATCGGCACCTCGCCCGAGACGATCCACCAGGCGGAAGACCGCGCCTCCTTCAACGCGCTGTGCGAACGACTGGGCCTGCCCCAGCCGAAGGGCAAGGTGGCGGAGACGCCCGAGCAGGCCATGCAGCTCGCCGCCGAACTCGGCTTCCCGCTGATGGCCCGACCCTCCTACGTGCTGGGGGGCCGCGCCATGCGGACGGTGCGGAGCATGGAGGAACTGACCACCTATCTGGACGAGGTGTACGCCGCCGTCGAGGGGCAGCCCAGCATCCTGCTCGACCAGTTCCTGGAGGGGGCGCTGGAACTGGACGTGGACACCCTCTGCGACGGCGAAACGGCTGTGGTGGCGGGCATCATGGAACACGTGGAGGCCGCCGGGGTCCACAGTGGCGACAGCGCCTGCGTGCTGCCCCCGGTGACCCTTGCGCCCGACCTGCTCGCCCGCGTGAAGGCCGACACCGAACGCCTCGCGCTGGAACTGGGCGTGAAGGGCCTGATGAACGTGCAGTGGGCGGTGAAGGACGGAACCGCGTACATCCTCGAAGCGAACCCGCGTGCCAGCCGCACGGTGCCCTTTGTCTCCAAGGCCGTGAACCACCCGCTCGCCAAGAGTGCCGCGCGCATCGCCGTGGGGCAGACCTTGGGGCAGATCGGCTTCACCGAGACGCCCACGCCGGGCATGTACTCGGTGAAGGAGGTCCACCTCCCCTTCCTGAAGTTCAAGGGCGTCTCCCCCATCCTCGGCCCGGAGATGAAAAGCACGGGCGAGAGCATGGGCATCGACACCGACCCGTACCTCGCCTTCTACCGCGCGGAGCTGGGGGCCAAGAGCAACCTGCCACTGTCGGGCACGGCGCTGCTTCTCGGTGAAGGGCTGGACGACGTAGCCGCCACGCTGGAGGGCGCGGGCCTGAAGGTGATCCGCGAGCAGGAAGGTGACACACTGCCCGACCTCCTGATCGACGTGACTGGCTCGCCCCTTCTCCGCACGGCGCTGGAACGTGGCGTGCCGATTGTCAGCACCCGCGAAGGGGCGGAGTGGACGGCCAGGGCGATAGCAGCGGCGAAGGGGAGGGAGTTAGGGGTAAGAAGTTTGCAGGAGTGGGTGGAGAGCTAA